The region TCCCATCCCGCCGATGACGCCGAACGTGGCGAGAAACAGCGGGAGGCTTCCGATCGTAACGCTGACTCCCGAGCCGACCATCCCGAGACCGTACAGGACGGCCGCGGAGAGGCCGGCTTTCCGCGGGCCGTACTTCTCGACGTACTTGCCGAGGAACGCGGCAGTAAACCCGAGGACGAATATCGCTATCGAGAACGCGAGCGTGACTTGGGAGGTTGCCCAACCCTCCGCGTCTCGTAGCGGAATCTGATAGATGCTGTACGCGTAGATGCTCCCTATCGAGAGGTGAATTGCAACGGCCGACAAGGCGATCAACCAACGATTCTTGCCGGACTCGGTGCGTGACATACCCACTCATCCATTACGAATTATCATAAGCATCATGGCCCCCAGGAGGGGCGGACGATTTATCGCGCCGACAGCGCGGACAACTCGCCCGCGGAGTCGGTCCGAGACTCGGCCGCCTCGGAGTCGGGGCGCGGGAACGCGACGCTGAACACGCTCCCGTCCGGTCCGGTCTCGGTGAGTTCGACGTTCGCCCCGTAGCGGTCGGCCAACCGGCCGATGATGGTGAGTCCGATGCCGTGGTCGGTCCGACCCGTCGTACTCTCGAAGAGGGCGTCGCGTTCCGATTCGGGGACGCCGGGGCCGTTGTCGGCCACACGCACGGTTACCGTCTCGGCGGTGGCCGTCGCGGTTACGGTGACTCGCGGCGGTCGGACGTCGTTGTGTTCGACGGCGTTGGCGAGCAGATTCGAGAAGATTCGCCGGAGAAGGTCGTCCGCCATCACGTAGATATCGTCGGGGACCGTCGCCTCCGTTTCGACGCCCTCGTAGCGGTCCTGAACCTTGAGGAGTTCGTCGTGCAGGACTTCGCTGAGGTTCACCCGCCGGAGGGTGGGTTCCTCCTCTATGGTCCGAAGCAGTAGCCGAACGTCCTTCGTGACCCTCGTGAGGTCCGTCGCCTGCCGTTCGATGACGCCCGCGTACTGGCGCGTCGTCTCGTCGGCCGCGGCGTCGTCGAGAAGCGACGCGTACCCCTCGATGACGTTCGCCGTGTTCAACACCTCGTGGCGGAGCAACGCGTTGAGGTAGTCGAGGAGTTCGCGGCGTCGTTCGAGTTCCTCGGCCCGGACGGCGGAGCGTTGAGCGATGGCTTCGCGGTGTATCGCCTTCGCCTCGTAGTACCCGATGAGAAAGCCGATGCCAGCGCCGAAACTGACGGCCCACCGGATCCATCCGACCAGAGTAACCGCGTCGTCTGTCGGCATCGCCACCATCAGGGCGACGTTGATGAGGCCGAAGACGGCCATCCCGCCGACACACCACTGCAGGACGCGGCCGTATCGTTCCCGGTCCAACGGCAACCGAGCGAGTTGGTACCCGCCGACTACCAGACCGACGACGAACGGGAGGCTTGTTACCACGCCGATGATGTATTCGAGGGATATCGAATACGAAAAGACGAACGTTGCGGAAATTTCAGCGCTGAGAACTACGCTCAGAAGAAGACCGAGCCCCATCACGACGTGCGGCACCCGGTCGTTTTGCATTACCAACTCTGGTAAGGAAACGAGATATTATAATGATAACGGTGGTCCGATTGTCACGTCGTCGGCGCGACAGCTCTCGGGGCGACGCGAGTTACTCCTCGCCGATACCGAGGCCC is a window of Halopelagius longus DNA encoding:
- a CDS encoding sensor histidine kinase; this translates as MVTSLPFVVGLVVGGYQLARLPLDRERYGRVLQWCVGGMAVFGLINVALMVAMPTDDAVTLVGWIRWAVSFGAGIGFLIGYYEAKAIHREAIAQRSAVRAEELERRRELLDYLNALLRHEVLNTANVIEGYASLLDDAAADETTRQYAGVIERQATDLTRVTKDVRLLLRTIEEEPTLRRVNLSEVLHDELLKVQDRYEGVETEATVPDDIYVMADDLLRRIFSNLLANAVEHNDVRPPRVTVTATATAETVTVRVADNGPGVPESERDALFESTTGRTDHGIGLTIIGRLADRYGANVELTETGPDGSVFSVAFPRPDSEAAESRTDSAGELSALSAR